A region from the Pungitius pungitius chromosome 16, fPunPun2.1, whole genome shotgun sequence genome encodes:
- the smg6 gene encoding telomerase-binding protein EST1A: protein MASELDRVRISAAELRALASNSVDIPDCHKEDPKGHLVNKQHRKSEGKHHEVQRYQPVAGHGRCHRDSDGGELGQSDPLVSNSLDHGQPSQSKKRGVLESHGCTKDVADANIKEEDRMRGDGSNTQTCRKGFHSQSKSEANKVKVFVENDREHEEAAGGAKPMRKARKPDREFYQPGSRRSIQGKDSAVGKEEEMLPTRQNEQKTDPESVLNTGGKGGNKKGAVQKQAGKAKEVNGLLENIKSSKSTVTNRNHGSRGVEESLLPSDASVDIMTNKAEQLSVKEKDEVGCEGQVVEELSSRRETIDKERRDEGGGTKEEEEKVEKKKERGNRRRRGGDKEKERNQDSRRKEDEEGGGGKSDQRKAEMERDRRETDRDNKAGQTGFAQPNKREENRRGGDNNNQSRAAEKDDKTGRNADLPVERGNRHRSNANVTTTTSKRYSKSDIRRSRNRTYSSSSASSVTSLDGPRLGMVVESTRLALMHNNKEGPAKSGVGRRSNLQSWTANGESSTESPEESERSDKTEDRKRRRGVGGDLSAERRREERNRPKGNNGGRGIFRVSIEQTSGTASYSGTSQQRKPGVVPRGRGGGILVLPARTDISNSPEVGQRLLFGGIRGGGACRSRGGRGGVRRLWDPNNPDQKPALASTQSSQHVSLKQPVYLQTGTGYGQLHFLDTDDEVAGSPPVPQGEHFRTQQAAAMAFYKFQNSDNPYCYPMSSSNSHSPGTTTNQRYPYPYGMGPYQMAPPNGMYPVPGVGQFCGSYRGAGYSQLGAGGNLTLEEVQQQARGELGRLLRSADAQELQLSNLLSRDRVSADGLDRMTLLRADLLGVYEQIILTDIDFSDSQNVDQSLWKNVFYQVIERFRQLLKDPTCDNTPHIRNLLLTLLDEGALFFDGLLQKLQTVYQFKLDDYMDGMAIRARPLRKTVKYALISAQRCMICQGDIARYREQASDSANYGKARSWYLKAQQIAPKNGRPYNQLALLAVYTKRKLDAVYYYMRSLAASNPILTAKESLMSLFEEAKRKDEQLERRRRQEHEGGSRGPAVRGRGRGEDGARREIWIRRQAATPSSQRGGSESSRDSEQDGELGSMSASDLNKRFILSFLHAHGKLFTKVGMESFPRVASRVLQKFKTLLQHGPSLLGFTHMLQIITINMFTIQNAHSRGEVGEVRSVLQEQSTALGLGMFALMVQRCTELLRNTPAAPVPVPDAEEQGKGEELEGMVRVSAFSLDLKELLPSIKVWSDWMLGQPDQWNPPPCTIDGSPDVWQCLADLCNMLARVDHEEVPLYTVDTEEVEGDEELTVLQLKEDQLLAGFVPLLAAPQEPCYSDRHTDVAIAADCKRVTVLKYFLEALCGQEEPLLAFKGGKYVSVAFSPPTHSMDTRSRQDSLTEKEGDDVIVEAESSFSASEGEDEAGDSENDIRQLKARRNVLTNKLAQQQKRRDKIQAVLQTSGQLELEVRPHFLVPDTNGFIDHLGGLKKLLQCGTYIIVVPLIVITELDGLAKGQDNFGGGVCSGGRGAGGRGNCNVNAAHVRAVQEKARLAVAFLEKGFEAREPSLRALTSRGNQLESISFRSEDTSGQQGTNDDVILSCCLHYCKDKAKDSMPDQKNGTVRLQREVVLLTDDRNLRVKALTRNVPVRDIPAFLSWAKVG from the exons ATGGCGAGCGAGCTGGACAGAGTACGAATCTCAGCTGCGGAACTTAGAGCTTTAGCGTCGAATTCAGTCGATATCCCAGACTGTCACAAAG aGGACCCGAAGGGGCATCTCGTAAACAAGCAGCATAGGAAGAGTGAAGGAAAACATCATGAGGTGCAGCGCTACCAGCCGGTAGCTGGACATGGAAGGTGTCACCGTGACAGTGATGGGGGAGAACTTGGCCAAAGTGATCCCCTGGTTTCTAATTCACTAGATCACGGTCAGCCATCGCAGAGTAAGAAAAGGGGAGTCTTAGAGAGTCATGGGTGCACCAAGGACGTGGCAGACGCCAACATAAAGGAAGAAGATAGGATGAGAGGTGATGGTAGCAACACTCAGACCTGTAGAAAGGGCTTTCACTCACAGTCTAAATCAGAAGCAAATAAAGTGAAAGTGTTTGTTGAAAATGACAGAGAACACgaggaagctgcaggaggtgCTAAGCCAATGCGGAAAGCCCGCAAACCAGACAGAGAATTTTATCAACCTGGGAGCCGCAGGAGCATTCAGGGAAAGGACTCTGCAGttggaaaagaggaggaaatgcTTCCCACCAGGCAAAATGAGCAGAAAACCGATCCAGAATCTGTTTTGAATACAGGTGGAAAAGGAGGTAACAAAAAAGGTGCAGTACAGAAGCAGGCAGGGAAAGCCAAAGAAGTAAACGGTCTACTTGAAAACATAAAGTCGTCTAAATCCACTGTAACAAACAGAAACCATGGGAGCCGAGGTGTGGAAGAAAGCCTGTTACCTTCTGATGCTTCAGTGGATATTATGACTAATAAAGCAGAACAACTCAGTGTGAAAGAAAAGGATGAAGTGGGATGTGAAGGCCAAGTTGTTGAAGAGTTAAGCAGTAGACGGGAGACAATTGATAAGGAAAGGAGAGACGAAGGGGGAGGaacaaaagaggaggaagaaaaggtagagaagaaaaaggaaaggggTAAccgcaggagaagaggaggggataaggaaaaggagaggaatCAGGATTCCAGAaggaaagaagatgaagaaggtggTGGAGGAAAGAGTGACCAGAGGAAAGCTGAGATGGAAAGAGACAGGAGAGAAACAGATAGGGATAACAAAGCTGGTCAGACTGGATTCGCACAACCaaataaaagagaagagaatcgcagaggaggagacaacaacaaccaatccagagctgcagagaaagaTGATAAGACAGGAAGAAATGCAGACCTGCCTGTTGAACGAGGCAATAGACACAGATCCAATGCTAACGTCACCACAACAACTTCTAAACGCTATTCCAAATCGGATATTCGGCGCTCACGGAATCGAAcatacagcagcagctcagctaGCAGTGTGACCAGCCTGGACGGTCCTCGTCTGGGGATGGTTGTGGAGAGTACCCGCTTGGCGTTGATGCACAATAACAAAGAGGGCCCCGCTAAAAGTGGAGTAGGACGAAGGAGTAATTTGCAAAGCTGGACAGCCAATGGGGAGTCATCCACGGAATCACCggaggagagtgagaggagTGACAAAACAGAAGatagaaagaggagaagaggcgTAGGGGGGGACCTAAGtgcagagagacggagggaggaaaggaaccGACCAAAAGGAAACAACGGAGGTCGGGGCATCTTTCGGGTTTCTATTGAACAAACGTCTGGTACTGCGTCATATAGCGGGACGTCACAACAACGCAAGCCAGGCGTGGTTCCtcgtgggagaggggggggtatCCTTGTGCTTCCAGCACGCACAGACATCTCCAATTCACCTGAGGTTGGGCAACGGCTTCTTTTCGGGGGAATTAGGGGAGGAGGCGCTtgcaggagcagaggaggcagaggaggagtgAGACGACTCTGGGATCCCAATAACCCCGACCAGAAACCTGCCCTTGCCAGTACTCAATCCTCACAGCATGTATCTCTCAAACAGCCTGTATATCTTCAGACAGGGACTGGATATGGCCAACTTCACTTTTTGGACACAGACGATGAGGTAGCGGGCAGTCCTCCAGTCCCGCAGGGGGAGCACTTTCGAACCCAGCAAGCTGCTGCCATGGCCTTCTACAAATTCCAAAACTCTGACAACCCTTACTGCTACCCCATGTCCAGCAGCAACTCACACAGTCCTGGCACCACCACCAACCAGCGCTATCCATATCCTTATGGAATGGGGCCTTACCAAATGGCTCCCCCTAATGGTATGTATCCGGTTCCTGGTGTTGGTCAGTTCTGTGGGAGTTACAGGGGAGCAGGTTATTCACAGCTGGGTGCGGGAGGTAATTTGACACTTGAAGAGGTGCAGCAACAAGCCAGAGGAGAGCTCGGCAGGCTGCTGAGGAGTGCGGACGCACAGGAGCTCCAGCTCAGTAACCTGCTGTCCAGGGACAGAGTGAGTGCTGATGGACTGGATCGCATGACCCTGCTCAG AGCTGACCTTTTGGGAGTGTACGAGCAGATCATCCTGACAGACATCGACTTCTCAGACTCGCAGAACGTGGATCAGTCTTTGTGGAAGAATGTCTTTTACCAGGTCATAGAGCGCTTCCGGCAGCTACTTAAAGACCCCACGTGTGACAACACTCCTCATATCAGAAACCTGCTGCTCACACTGCTGGATGAG gGAGCACTATTCTTTGATGGGCTTCTTCAGAAGCTGCAGACGGTGTACCAGTTTAAGTTAGACGATTACATGGACGGCATGGCGATCAGGGCTCGGCCATTGCGTAAAACG GTGAAGTACGCTCTCATCAGTGCACAACGGTGCATGATTTGTCAGGGAGATATAGCACGTTACCGGGAACAAGCCAGTGACTCAGCCAACTATGGCAAGGCTCGCAG CTGGTACCTCAAAGCCCAGCAGATTGCCCCCAAAAATGGCCGACCATATAATCAGCTGGCCCTGCTGGCGGTCTATACA AAGCGGAAGTTGGATGCTGTGTATTATTACATGCGCAGCTTGGCAGCCTCCAACCCCATCCTGACGGCAAAGGAAAGCCTGATGAGTCTGTTTGAGGAAGCTAAGCGCAAG GATGAGCAGCTTGAGCGAAGGAGGAGGCAGGAGCACGAAGGAGGCTCGAGGGGGCCAGCagtaagaggaagaggaagaggggaagatggagCACGCAGGGAAATTTGGATTCGCAGACAAGCAGCAACCCCATCCTCTCAGAGGGGAGGGAGTGAATCCAGCAGAGACTCTGAGCAGGATGGAGAGCTGGGAAGTATGAGCGCTAGTGAT CTTAATAAGAGATTCATTCTGAGTTTCCTGCATGCCCATGGGAAGCTCTTCACTAAAGTGGG CATGGAATCTTTCCCTCGAGTGGCGAGCCGAGTTCTGCAGAAGTTCAAGACACTGCTCCAGCATGGCCCGTCCCTACTGGGcttcacacacatgctgcagaTCATCACCATCAATATGTTCACCATACAGAATGCCCACAGCAGAG GTGAAGTGGGAGAAGTGCGGTCCGTTTTACAAGAGCAAAGCACCGCCCTGGGCCTCGGCATGTTCGCACTAATGGTGCAGCGCTGCACAGAGCTGCTCAGGAACACTCCTGCAG CACCAGTCCCAGTCCCAGATGCAGAGGAGCAGGGTAAAGGGGAGGAGCTAGAGGGTATGGTGCGGGTCTCTGCCTTTTCACTGGACCTGAAAGAACTACTACCAAGTATCAAGGTCTGGTCCGACTGGATGTTGGGGCAACCAGACCAGTGGAACCCACCACCCTGCACTATAGA TGGCAGCCCTGATGTTTGGCAGTGCCTGGCCGACCTGTGCAACATGCTGGCACGGGTCGACCACGAGGAAGTGCCACTGTACACAGTCGACACTGAAGAAGTTGAGGGAGATGAGGAGCTGACCGTGCTGCAATTGAAGGAGGACCAGCTGCTTGCTGGCTTTGTGCCGCTGCTTGCTGCGCCACAGGAGCCTTGTTACtccgacagacacacagacgtg GCAATAGCAGCCGATTGTAAGAGAGTGACAGTGCTGAAGTACTTTCTGGAGGCTTTGTGTGGACAGGAAGAGCCTCTGTTGGCCTTCAAGGGAGGAAAATACGTCTCTGTGGCATTTTCTCCACCTACCCACTCAATGGATACAAGGAGCAGGCAGGATTCTCTCACAGAGAAAGAG gGGGATGATGTCATAGTCGAGGCAGAGTCGTCTTTCTCCGCATCAGAAGGGGAGGACGAGGCGGGCGACAGTGAGAACGACATAAGACAGCTGAAGGCGCGACGCAACGTTCTCACAAACAAACTGGCTCAGCAACAGAAGCGTCGGGATAAAATACAG GCGGTGCTGCAGACCAGCGGACAGCTCGAGCTGGAAGTGAGGCCTCACTTTTTGGTTCCAGATACAAATGGATTCATTGACCACTTGGGAGGGTTGAAGAAACTCCTTCAGTGTGGAACATACATAATAGTTGTGCCACTTATCG TGATTACAGAGTTGGATGGCTTGGCCAAAGGCCAGGACAACTTTGGTGGGGGAGTGTGCTCGGGAGGACGTGGCGCCGGCGGTCGTGGCAACTGTAACGTTAACGCGGCCCATGTGCGCGCTGTTCAGGAGAAGGCCCGCTTGGCCGTGGCTTTCCTGGAGAAAGGATTCGAAGCCAGGGAACCGTCCCTCAGAGCCCTGACAAGCAGAGGAAATCAGCTTGAATCTATTTCGTTCCGCAGTGAAGACACCTCTGGACAGCAG GGTACCAATGACGATGTGATTCTGTCCTGCTGCCTCCATTACTGCAAAGACAAGGCAAAGGATTCCATGCCTGATCAGAAGA ATGGGACAGTGAGGCTCCAGAGGGAGGTGGTACTCCTTACAGATGACCGAAACCTGCGCGTCAAAGCTTTGACCCGCAACGTCCCAGTGCGAGACATCCCTGCCTTCCTCAGCTGGGCCAAAGTGGGCTGA